In one Campylobacter insulaenigrae NCTC 12927 genomic region, the following are encoded:
- a CDS encoding NAD+ synthase, with amino-acid sequence MNYTKLQELLINFIRKNAKDKNLILGLSGGIDSAVVACLCKQAIKDKLYVLLMPTKYSKKDNLNDAIMLCNTLNIKYKIIYIDSILENFELLCEKPDKLRKGNLAARIRMSLLYDYSALKNALVVGTSNKSELMLGYGTIYGDLACAFNPLATLYKSEIFEFAKFLNLHENFIKKPPSADLWPNQSDEDDLGYTYKELDSVLKAIENNQTLENFDEKLKRNVLERMQNNTFKRKLPTTLENFDDLD; translated from the coding sequence ATGAATTATACAAAATTACAAGAATTATTAATAAATTTTATAAGAAAAAATGCAAAAGATAAAAATCTTATCTTAGGGCTAAGTGGCGGTATAGACTCAGCAGTAGTAGCTTGCCTTTGCAAACAAGCAATAAAAGATAAACTTTATGTTTTATTAATGCCTACAAAATATTCTAAAAAAGATAATTTAAACGATGCAATTATGCTTTGCAATACCCTAAATATAAAGTATAAAATCATTTACATTGACTCAATCTTAGAAAATTTTGAATTATTATGCGAAAAACCGGATAAACTTCGCAAAGGAAATCTTGCCGCAAGAATTCGCATGTCGCTACTTTATGATTATTCTGCATTAAAAAATGCTCTTGTTGTGGGAACTTCTAATAAAAGTGAACTCATGCTTGGATATGGAACAATATATGGAGATTTAGCTTGTGCTTTTAATCCACTCGCTACACTTTATAAAAGTGAAATTTTTGAATTTGCGAAATTTTTGAATTTACATGAAAATTTTATAAAAAAACCTCCTAGTGCAGATCTTTGGCCAAATCAAAGCGATGAAGACGATTTAGGTTATACCTACAAAGAGCTTGATAGTGTTTTAAAAGCTATAGAAAACAATCAAACCTTAGAAAATTTTGATGAAAAGCTAAAAAGAAATGTTTTAGAGCGTATGCAAAATAATACTTTCAAAAGAAAACTTCCTACCACTTTAGAGAATTTTGATGATTTGGATTGA
- a CDS encoding tetraacyldisaccharide 4'-kinase, translated as MIWIDKYFYKPKFYQKLLAILLLPFSFLYALIAILNTKIKKEIHFNIPIISVGNLTIGGNGKTPICKAIAAEFEKSFIILRGYKRKSKGLIVVKHNYQILCNLDESGDEAMEYALNHECYGVIVSEDRIFGINKAIELGAKLIILDDAFSKFHINKFDILLQSKDKPFFNFTLPSGPYRLPKFYEKQADYIAHEGKDFLRHSYVKENQKAILITSIAKPFRLYEHFIKARACYFFADHYAFKKQELEKLLKKHNCDTLMLTFKDYVKVKDFGFKIELIKLEIILDDNFKQILKNYIQNFNLRR; from the coding sequence ATGATTTGGATTGATAAATATTTTTATAAGCCTAAATTCTATCAGAAATTATTAGCCATATTACTCCTACCTTTTAGCTTCTTATATGCTCTTATAGCTATTTTAAATACTAAAATCAAAAAAGAAATTCATTTTAATATTCCTATTATTAGTGTTGGAAATTTAACTATAGGAGGTAACGGTAAAACCCCTATCTGCAAAGCTATAGCTGCTGAATTTGAAAAAAGTTTTATTATACTTAGAGGTTACAAAAGAAAAAGCAAAGGCTTAATTGTAGTAAAACATAATTATCAAATATTATGCAACCTCGATGAAAGTGGTGATGAGGCCATGGAATATGCGCTAAATCATGAATGTTATGGAGTCATAGTCAGCGAAGATAGAATTTTTGGTATTAACAAAGCTATAGAACTTGGTGCAAAACTCATAATTTTAGACGATGCTTTTTCTAAATTTCATATAAATAAATTTGATATTTTACTTCAAAGTAAAGACAAGCCATTTTTTAATTTTACTCTACCGAGTGGACCTTATCGTTTGCCTAAATTTTACGAAAAACAAGCTGATTATATAGCACATGAAGGAAAAGATTTTTTAAGACATTCTTATGTAAAAGAAAACCAAAAAGCTATTTTAATAACTTCTATTGCTAAGCCTTTTAGACTTTATGAACATTTTATAAAAGCTAGAGCTTGTTATTTTTTTGCTGATCATTACGCTTTTAAAAAACAAGAATTAGAAAAACTTTTAAAAAAACACAATTGTGATACTTTAATGCTTACCTTTAAAGATTATGTAAAAGTGAAAGATTTTGGCTTTAAAATAGAATTGATAAAATTAGAAATCATCCTAGATGATAATTTTAAACAAATTTTAAAAAACTACATACAAAATTTTAATTTAAGGAGATAA
- the thrC gene encoding threonine synthase — translation MLLHSTQNINETSNFSDALLNPSAKNNALYAPLNLPRLDFKQLRNLSYTEFALKIIEAFDFDLDLEIFKKALKTYENFDDASCPINLKKINENLYINELYHGPTRAFKDMALQPFGVLLEYLKKDNSYLIMCATSGDTGPATLKSFENKKNIKVVCIYPDNGTSKTQALQMIHTKADNLKSIAIKGNFDDAQNALKTLLQDDDFKNTLKQEKFNLSAANSVNFGRILFQIIYHYYASVKINQKIDIIIPSGNFGDALGAYYAKKMGANIAKIKIASNSNNILSEFFNTGKYDLRNKTLQKTISPAMDILISSNIERLLFDKFKDERTKNLMQMLKNQKFYELTQEELKLLKEDFEADFCTDEECMQYIRDYQDHLLDPHTCTCFKMLNLNTPTLITSTAQWSKFTPSMYKALFDKECINEKEAMEELAKKFHQPIHKNIISLFEKEDLKIIPCKINDLKQIIIDWIKQ, via the coding sequence ATGTTATTACACTCTACTCAAAATATTAATGAAACTTCAAATTTCTCAGACGCTTTATTAAATCCTAGTGCTAAAAATAATGCATTATATGCTCCTTTAAATTTACCACGGTTAGATTTTAAACAACTACGAAATTTAAGCTATACAGAATTTGCTTTAAAAATTATAGAAGCTTTTGATTTTGATTTAGATTTAGAAATATTTAAAAAAGCTTTAAAAACTTATGAAAATTTTGACGATGCAAGTTGTCCGATAAATCTTAAAAAAATTAATGAAAACTTATATATAAATGAATTGTATCATGGGCCAACTAGAGCTTTTAAAGATATGGCCTTACAACCTTTTGGAGTGCTTTTAGAATATTTAAAAAAAGATAATTCTTATTTAATTATGTGTGCTACTAGCGGAGATACAGGACCTGCAACATTAAAAAGTTTTGAAAATAAAAAAAATATTAAAGTAGTTTGTATATATCCAGATAATGGAACGAGTAAAACTCAAGCTTTGCAAATGATTCATACAAAGGCTGATAATTTAAAATCTATAGCAATCAAAGGTAATTTTGACGATGCTCAAAATGCTTTAAAAACTCTTTTACAAGATGATGATTTCAAAAATACACTAAAACAAGAAAAATTTAATCTTAGTGCAGCAAATTCGGTAAATTTTGGAAGAATACTTTTTCAAATTATTTACCATTACTATGCAAGTGTAAAAATAAATCAAAAAATAGATATTATCATTCCAAGTGGAAATTTTGGAGATGCATTAGGAGCTTATTATGCCAAGAAAATGGGAGCAAATATTGCAAAAATAAAAATTGCTTCAAATTCTAATAATATTTTAAGCGAATTTTTCAATACAGGAAAATATGATTTAAGAAATAAAACTTTACAAAAAACCATTTCTCCAGCTATGGATATTTTAATATCTTCAAATATAGAAAGATTACTTTTTGATAAATTTAAAGATGAAAGAACAAAAAACTTAATGCAAATGCTTAAAAATCAAAAATTTTATGAACTTACCCAAGAAGAATTAAAACTCTTAAAAGAGGATTTTGAAGCCGATTTTTGCACTGATGAAGAATGTATGCAATATATAAGAGACTATCAAGATCACCTTTTAGATCCTCATACTTGCACTTGTTTTAAAATGCTTAATTTAAACACACCCACTCTCATAACCTCTACAGCTCAATGGAGCAAATTTACACCAAGTATGTACAAGGCTTTATTTGATAAAGAATGTATTAATGAAAAAGAAGCGATGGAAGAACTTGCGAAAAAATTTCACCAACCCATACATAAAAATATTATTTCTTTATTTGAAAAAGAAGATCTTAAGATAATTCCTTGCAAAATTAATGATTTAAAACAGATTATTATAGATTGGATAAAACAATGA
- the kdsB gene encoding 3-deoxy-manno-octulosonate cytidylyltransferase, protein MIIIPARLKSSRFENKILCDIDGLPMFVYTAKKMQTIDKVYVAVDDKNVLNIAQKHNIDAVLTNINHESGTDRINETCEILNINQEEIIINVQADEPFIELENIKKFKEFSKCAFENNQTFMTSCYKEIDEFASQDPNLVKVITDINDFALYFSRSKIPYERATYKEKFKAHLGIYAYKVKNLREFCTFKNSTLEECEKLEQLRALENGKKIKMLKITSKSIGIDTKEDYDKAIKILKEQK, encoded by the coding sequence ATGATTATTATACCAGCAAGATTAAAATCAAGTCGCTTCGAAAATAAAATACTATGCGATATAGATGGTTTGCCCATGTTTGTTTATACTGCTAAGAAAATGCAAACAATTGATAAAGTTTATGTTGCAGTTGATGATAAAAATGTACTAAACATAGCACAAAAACATAATATAGATGCTGTATTAACTAATATCAATCATGAAAGTGGAACTGATAGAATAAATGAAACTTGTGAAATTTTAAATATTAATCAAGAAGAAATTATCATCAATGTTCAAGCTGATGAGCCTTTTATAGAATTAGAAAATATCAAGAAATTTAAAGAATTTAGCAAATGTGCTTTTGAAAATAATCAAACTTTTATGACAAGTTGTTATAAAGAAATAGATGAGTTTGCTAGTCAAGATCCAAATTTAGTTAAAGTAATTACAGATATAAATGATTTTGCTTTATATTTTTCAAGATCAAAAATTCCTTATGAAAGAGCTACATACAAAGAAAAATTTAAAGCGCACTTAGGAATCTATGCTTATAAAGTTAAAAATTTACGAGAATTTTGTACTTTTAAAAATTCAACTTTAGAAGAATGCGAAAAATTAGAACAATTAAGAGCTTTAGAAAATGGTAAAAAAATAAAGATGTTAAAGATCACTAGTAAAAGTATTGGTATAGATACCAAAGAAGATTATGACAAAGCTATCAAAATATTAAAGGAGCAAAAATGA
- a CDS encoding transporter substrate-binding domain-containing protein, with product MKKFLLLCLLFFSLNAKELIVGMELAYPPFEMSDAKGNPSGVSVDFLKEFAKENNYTLQIQNIAWDGLIPALRSKKIDLIMSSMSVSEQRKKVLDFTIPYAKANLAILSAKKSNINSIDDLNKKGKVIALKRGTSAHIYAQNNLSNAKILVFDKESAAILEVIQGKADGFIYDQMSIYKAWQKNSDQTKAIFTPFEEHPEQWAIALNKNNEKLKIELNNFIQKSKENGFFDDLAQKYLKDIQEIFKEQKLEFFF from the coding sequence ATGAAAAAATTTCTATTATTATGTTTATTATTCTTTAGTCTAAACGCAAAAGAATTGATAGTTGGTATGGAGCTTGCGTATCCTCCTTTTGAAATGAGTGATGCAAAAGGAAATCCAAGTGGTGTTAGTGTTGATTTTTTGAAAGAATTTGCCAAAGAAAATAATTATACCCTTCAAATTCAAAACATAGCTTGGGATGGTTTAATACCAGCGCTTAGAAGCAAAAAGATTGACTTAATTATGTCTTCAATGAGTGTAAGCGAACAAAGAAAAAAAGTTCTTGATTTTACTATCCCTTATGCTAAAGCAAATTTAGCAATCTTAAGTGCAAAAAAATCAAACATCAATTCCATTGATGATTTAAATAAAAAAGGTAAAGTTATAGCATTAAAAAGAGGTACTAGTGCTCATATTTATGCTCAAAATAATCTCTCAAACGCAAAAATTTTAGTTTTTGATAAAGAAAGTGCGGCTATATTGGAAGTTATTCAAGGTAAAGCTGATGGATTTATTTATGATCAAATGAGTATCTATAAAGCTTGGCAAAAAAATTCAGATCAAACTAAAGCTATTTTTACACCTTTTGAGGAGCATCCAGAACAATGGGCTATAGCTTTAAATAAAAATAATGAAAAACTAAAAATTGAACTAAACAATTTTATACAAAAATCAAAAGAAAATGGTTTTTTTGATGATTTAGCTCAAAAATACTTAAAAGATATACAAGAAATTTTCAAAGAACAAAAACTTGAATTTTTCTTTTAA
- a CDS encoding amino acid ABC transporter permease: MSFFVLNHKFNENKSLKFTNFIINAFILITILFTFFYFIFLSATYNFDFSSLLAYKYKMISGFFTTLLISILSLIIGVLFALILCYMSLCRIIIFNMFSRVYIEFIRGTPLLVQILLIYYIFADSLGLDNRYICGILILALFSSAYICEIFRAGILSVHKIQYENAKALGLSEFDIYKSVIFPQALKNILAPLSGQLSNLIKDSSLLSVIAISELTQNAQEINAFTFSTLEIYIPLALCYLILTLPISIFSRILEKKLS, encoded by the coding sequence TTGAGTTTTTTTGTTTTAAATCACAAATTTAATGAAAATAAGAGTTTAAAATTTACAAATTTTATTATCAATGCTTTTATATTGATAACTATTTTATTTACATTTTTTTATTTTATTTTTTTAAGCGCTACTTACAATTTTGATTTTTCAAGTTTGTTAGCATATAAATACAAAATGATATCAGGCTTTTTTACCACTTTGTTAATTAGTATTTTATCTTTGATTATTGGCGTATTATTTGCCTTGATTTTGTGTTATATGAGTTTATGTAGAATTATTATTTTTAATATGTTTTCAAGAGTTTATATAGAATTTATTCGAGGAACTCCTTTGCTTGTGCAAATTTTATTAATCTATTATATTTTTGCAGATAGTTTAGGACTTGATAATCGTTATATCTGTGGAATTTTGATTTTGGCTTTGTTTTCAAGCGCTTATATTTGTGAGATTTTTAGAGCAGGAATTTTAAGTGTACATAAAATTCAATATGAAAATGCTAAGGCTCTGGGTTTAAGTGAATTTGATATTTACAAGAGTGTAATTTTTCCTCAAGCTTTGAAAAATATCTTAGCTCCATTAAGCGGTCAATTAAGTAATCTTATTAAAGATAGCTCGCTTTTGAGTGTTATAGCTATTTCAGAATTAACGCAAAATGCCCAAGAAATTAATGCTTTTACATTTTCTACCTTAGAGATTTATATTCCTTTGGCATTATGCTATTTAATTTTAACTTTACCTATTTCAATTTTTTCAAGAATACTTGAAAAAAAACTCTCTTAA
- the dsbD gene encoding protein-disulfide reductase DsbD, whose translation MRFLLIFFCCINLLFSSEILKLDEAFRLNTHSSDQGIFLKINLADKIYLYKEQTKVLINADDITSLLNFPQTSTRENKEVIFNQLEIFIPKLLLDDFIKTDKAKLSLTYQGCSENGLCYRPVNINYELIKQNDIYQINSIKNQFQNASEDEQIANNLSKENLFITLITFFGYGLLLSLTPCILPMIPILSSLIAMKLKDNSSKKHSFYLSFVYVFFMSLAYAIAGALVGLAGANVQGLLQQPWIIITFTGIFILLAFSMFGFYELQLPLKFQNYINKKMENKNGVIGVAIMGFLSALIVGPCVAAPLAGALLYITKSGDVLLGGLSLFIMSFGMGMPLLLLGLGGSFLKSGVWMLKVKVFFGFLMLAMAIWIMERILSEDIILILYGILGVFFTSFMGLFDETKNNFDKFKKASLILILVYSLSILIGGFMGSKNLLKPLNFSTNIEQNSQNLAFKKIKNLKELNEELQNSTKPIMLDFTAAWCENCKLLEQYTFKDAKVQELLSNYTLLQADITNNTKEDLALMKEFNVFGPPVMIFFHNTKEKGRIVGYVNAQEFIEKLP comes from the coding sequence ATGCGTTTTTTGTTAATATTTTTTTGTTGTATTAATTTACTTTTTTCTAGTGAAATTTTAAAACTTGATGAAGCATTTAGACTAAACACTCATTCTTCTGATCAAGGAATTTTTTTAAAAATTAACCTAGCAGATAAAATTTATCTTTATAAAGAACAAACTAAAGTTTTAATTAATGCAGATGATATAACTTCTCTATTAAATTTTCCACAAACTTCAACACGTGAAAACAAAGAAGTAATTTTTAATCAACTTGAAATTTTTATACCTAAACTTTTATTAGATGATTTTATAAAAACAGATAAAGCAAAACTTAGTTTAACTTATCAGGGTTGTTCTGAAAATGGTTTATGTTATCGCCCTGTAAATATTAATTATGAACTTATCAAACAAAATGATATATATCAAATAAACTCGATTAAAAATCAGTTTCAAAATGCAAGTGAAGATGAGCAAATCGCTAATAATCTAAGTAAAGAAAATTTATTTATCACTTTAATAACTTTTTTTGGCTATGGTTTGTTACTTTCACTAACTCCTTGTATTTTACCTATGATACCTATACTTTCATCTTTAATAGCTATGAAATTAAAAGACAATTCTTCTAAAAAACATAGTTTTTATCTTTCTTTTGTTTATGTATTTTTTATGTCTTTAGCTTATGCTATAGCTGGAGCTTTAGTAGGTCTTGCAGGAGCAAATGTACAAGGATTATTGCAACAACCTTGGATAATCATAACTTTTACTGGAATTTTCATTCTGCTTGCATTTTCTATGTTTGGATTTTACGAATTACAACTTCCACTTAAATTTCAAAATTACATCAACAAAAAAATGGAAAATAAAAATGGAGTTATAGGCGTAGCAATTATGGGATTTTTATCAGCACTAATTGTAGGTCCTTGTGTAGCAGCGCCACTAGCTGGAGCGTTATTATATATCACAAAAAGTGGAGATGTATTATTAGGCGGGCTTTCTTTGTTTATAATGAGTTTTGGTATGGGTATGCCTTTGCTTTTATTGGGTCTTGGTGGAAGTTTCTTAAAAAGTGGAGTTTGGATGTTAAAAGTTAAAGTATTCTTTGGCTTTTTAATGCTTGCCATGGCTATCTGGATTATGGAAAGAATTTTAAGTGAAGATATTATCTTAATACTCTATGGAATACTAGGTGTATTCTTTACAAGCTTTATGGGACTCTTTGATGAAACTAAAAATAACTTTGATAAATTTAAAAAAGCTTCTTTAATACTGATTTTAGTTTATAGCTTAAGTATTCTAATTGGAGGATTTATGGGCTCAAAAAATTTACTCAAACCTTTAAATTTTTCTACAAATATAGAGCAAAATTCTCAAAATTTAGCTTTCAAAAAAATTAAAAATTTAAAAGAATTAAACGAGGAATTACAAAATTCTACCAAGCCAATTATGTTAGATTTTACAGCCGCTTGGTGTGAAAACTGCAAACTTTTAGAACAATATACTTTTAAAGATGCAAAAGTACAAGAATTATTAAGTAATTACACACTTTTGCAAGCTGATATTACAAATAACACTAAAGAAGATTTAGCACTGATGAAAGAATTCAATGTTTTTGGCCCACCAGTTATGATATTTTTTCATAATACTAAAGAAAAAGGTCGTATAGTTGGTTATGTTAATGCACAAGAATTTATAGAAAAATTACCTTAA
- a CDS encoding type II NADH dehydrogenase, with the protein MQKKKILFLGAGYASLSTIKALDEDFFVKTQVSLINNNSYHYHTILLHKVASNEDVESPKFDLLPLLNSNIELIQDEVVKIKKDKVITKNGEYGFDILVCGLGFTKETFGIKGMQEYALSIDNYENALKINEEIYKKIKNYRYTQNKDDLKIAVCGGGLSGVEFIASLALQLQETCKKENIAYENLELSIIEAMDHILPMFDVVLASKAKLRLENLGIKVYEKSKIIECERNGIRLNSQDFIKANTIIWTAGVRGNSVIENSDDFLSVRSRIEIDEFMHPINIENANRYFFIGDNSILKDPKTNIPYPPTAQLALRQGAYVAKSLMNMIANKENNQKFKFISGNTLCSIGKDYAVGNVLHKPLSGKIAIKLKIFIEKLWQYQLQGIKGFFR; encoded by the coding sequence ATGCAAAAGAAAAAAATTCTATTTTTAGGTGCTGGGTATGCTAGTTTATCTACTATAAAAGCCTTGGATGAAGATTTTTTTGTCAAAACTCAAGTTAGCTTAATTAATAATAATTCTTATCACTATCATACTATTTTATTACACAAGGTTGCATCAAATGAAGATGTTGAAAGCCCTAAATTTGATCTTTTGCCCTTATTAAATTCTAATATTGAATTAATCCAAGATGAAGTTGTAAAAATAAAAAAAGACAAAGTTATCACTAAAAATGGTGAGTATGGGTTTGATATTTTAGTTTGTGGTTTAGGATTTACAAAGGAAACTTTTGGAATTAAAGGTATGCAAGAATATGCTTTAAGTATAGATAATTATGAAAATGCTTTGAAAATTAATGAGGAAATTTATAAAAAAATAAAAAATTATCGTTACACACAAAATAAAGATGATTTAAAAATTGCAGTTTGTGGAGGTGGTTTGAGTGGGGTTGAATTTATAGCTTCTTTAGCGTTGCAATTACAAGAAACTTGCAAAAAAGAGAATATTGCTTATGAAAATTTAGAACTTTCTATCATAGAAGCTATGGATCATATTTTGCCAATGTTTGATGTAGTTTTAGCTAGCAAGGCTAAGTTAAGACTGGAAAATTTAGGTATTAAAGTGTATGAAAAATCTAAAATTATAGAATGCGAAAGAAACGGGATAAGATTAAATTCTCAAGATTTTATAAAAGCAAATACTATAATTTGGACAGCTGGAGTTAGAGGAAATAGTGTTATAGAAAATAGTGATGATTTTTTAAGTGTAAGATCTCGTATTGAGATTGATGAATTTATGCATCCTATAAATATAGAAAATGCTAATCGATATTTTTTTATAGGAGATAATAGCATATTAAAAGATCCAAAAACTAATATACCTTATCCACCAACTGCACAATTAGCTTTAAGACAAGGTGCTTATGTAGCTAAATCTTTGATGAATATGATTGCCAATAAAGAAAATAACCAAAAATTTAAATTTATTAGCGGAAATACTCTTTGTTCTATAGGAAAAGATTATGCAGTAGGAAATGTATTGCATAAACCTTTAAGTGGAAAAATAGCTATAAAGCTTAAAATTTTTATAGAAAAATTATGGCAATACCAACTTCAAGGAATTAAGGGCTTTTTTAGATGA
- a CDS encoding sodium-dependent transporter: MQRQIWSSTLTYILTVAGATIGFGATWRFPYLVGENGGGAYVLTFCIAMICIGIPVILVENVIGRKRMLNSVDAFSGININQTWKGVGYMGLLGSFGIMAYYMVIGGWVLAYIFKIIIGDFDLSNPINAQYTSNFYNLTIENNPLLIGIFTTIFVALNWFILKKGVIEGIEKSVKYLMPFLFICLLIVVVRNLTLEGASEGVKFYLTPDISKITPKLFIDVLGQVFFALSLGFGVMITLSSHLNKNENLIKTSIYTGVLNTLIAVLAGFMIFPALFSAGLTPDSGPSLVFKTLPVAFSHIPFGGIICVFFFLLLIVAALTTSLPIYQVIISVLEEKFKLAKNTAINITLGSIFLLGNLPCILTYGPLKDIIIIKNKNIFDTFDFISGNILFVLTAFLCCIYVGWIMKDDAIKELSNDGKIKSIWLKIWFYYVKFIIPIIILTIFYFGIF, encoded by the coding sequence ATGCAAAGACAAATATGGAGTAGCACTCTTACATACATACTTACAGTAGCAGGAGCAACAATTGGCTTTGGTGCTACTTGGCGTTTTCCTTATCTAGTAGGAGAAAATGGAGGGGGTGCTTATGTTTTAACATTTTGTATTGCTATGATTTGCATAGGAATTCCTGTTATCTTAGTTGAAAATGTCATTGGAAGAAAAAGGATGTTAAACTCGGTAGATGCATTTAGTGGTATTAATATTAATCAAACTTGGAAGGGTGTTGGTTATATGGGTCTATTAGGTAGCTTTGGAATTATGGCTTATTACATGGTTATAGGCGGCTGGGTTTTAGCCTATATTTTTAAAATTATTATAGGAGATTTTGATCTTTCAAACCCTATAAATGCTCAATATACTAGTAATTTTTATAATTTAACAATAGAAAATAATCCACTATTAATAGGTATTTTTACAACAATTTTTGTAGCATTAAATTGGTTTATATTAAAAAAAGGTGTAATAGAAGGTATAGAAAAATCCGTTAAATATCTTATGCCATTTTTATTTATTTGTCTTTTAATTGTAGTTGTCAGAAATTTAACCTTAGAAGGTGCTAGTGAAGGTGTAAAATTTTATTTAACTCCTGATATATCTAAAATTACACCTAAATTATTTATAGATGTTTTAGGACAAGTATTTTTTGCTCTTTCTTTAGGTTTTGGAGTAATGATTACTTTATCTTCACATTTAAATAAAAATGAGAATTTAATCAAAACTTCGATATACACAGGTGTTTTAAACACTTTGATAGCAGTCTTAGCTGGATTTATGATTTTTCCCGCTTTATTTAGCGCAGGTTTGACTCCTGATAGTGGTCCTTCCTTGGTTTTTAAGACTTTACCTGTGGCATTTTCTCATATACCTTTTGGTGGAATAATATGTGTATTTTTCTTTTTACTATTAATTGTCGCAGCACTTACCACTAGCTTGCCTATTTATCAAGTTATTATTAGCGTTTTAGAAGAAAAATTCAAACTTGCAAAAAATACTGCCATAAATATTACTTTAGGAAGTATTTTCTTACTTGGAAATTTACCATGTATTCTAACTTATGGACCATTAAAAGATATAATTATCATCAAGAATAAAAATATCTTTGATACTTTTGATTTTATAAGTGGCAACATACTTTTTGTTTTAACAGCATTTTTATGTTGTATTTATGTTGGCTGGATTATGAAAGATGATGCAATTAAAGAATTATCAAACGACGGAAAAATAAAATCAATTTGGCTAAAAATATGGTTTTACTATGTTAAATTTATTATTCCTATTATTATTTTAACAATTTTTTATTTTGGAATTTTTTAG
- a CDS encoding pyridoxal-phosphate dependent enzyme, whose translation MIVSRIDSLKYDDFDFFLKRDDLLGCINGNKARKLAFFEKNKHLFKKGQKFISYGSSQSNALVALAIFCYENNFELIFVCEKINSFLKKNPHGNYLLALEYGAKIVENNDFLNKKAKALNLINNEDIFIEEGIATKEAEFGYEQLALELDEQLNENVDIFLPSGTGTSAAFLAKHSKFRVYTCACVGDEDYLKKQILSLNENYDFSNLTILNPPKKYHFAKPYIELFELYKDLKQKCNIEFDLIYDMVGFKTLIENKKMFSNKILYIHQGGLDGNISMLKRYEYKFQANK comes from the coding sequence TTGATAGTAAGTAGAATAGATAGTTTAAAATACGATGATTTTGATTTTTTTTTAAAAAGAGATGATCTATTAGGTTGTATCAATGGAAATAAGGCTAGAAAATTAGCCTTTTTTGAAAAAAATAAACATTTATTTAAAAAAGGACAAAAATTTATTTCTTATGGATCTTCACAAAGTAATGCTTTGGTGGCTTTAGCCATATTTTGCTATGAAAATAATTTTGAATTGATTTTCGTATGTGAAAAGATTAATTCTTTTTTAAAAAAAAATCCTCATGGAAATTACTTATTAGCTTTAGAATATGGTGCTAAAATTGTAGAAAATAATGATTTTTTGAATAAAAAAGCTAAAGCGTTAAATTTAATAAATAATGAGGATATTTTTATAGAAGAGGGTATTGCTACTAAAGAGGCTGAATTTGGTTATGAGCAGTTGGCTTTAGAGCTTGATGAGCAATTGAATGAAAATGTTGATATTTTTTTGCCATCAGGCACAGGAACTTCAGCGGCATTTTTAGCAAAACATTCTAAATTTAGGGTTTATACCTGTGCTTGTGTTGGAGATGAAGATTATTTAAAAAAGCAAATTTTATCTTTAAATGAAAATTATGATTTTAGTAATTTGACTATATTAAATCCTCCTAAAAAATATCATTTTGCTAAACCTTATATAGAATTGTTTGAGCTTTATAAAGATCTAAAGCAAAAATGTAATATTGAATTTGATTTAATTTATGATATGGTAGGTTTTAAAACTTTGATAGAGAATAAAAAAATGTTTTCTAATAAAATATTATATATCCATCAAGGTGGACTTGATGGAAATATAAGTATGTTAAAGCGATATGAATATAAATTTCAAGCTAATAAATAA